In Yarrowia lipolytica chromosome 1F, complete sequence, a genomic segment contains:
- a CDS encoding uncharacterized protein (Compare to YALI0F03949g, similar to Saccharomyces cerevisiae ZIM17 (YNL310C); ancestral locus Anc_3.36, some similarities with uniprot|P42844 Saccharomyces cerevisiae YNL310c), with protein MIRNVARMTFSRGFGRGIPRWGFASGPVAPVTAQIQPMAARFPFSTASTVFHQHGDGCGCPSHKVPTVNETGAKDAQDAKDAEPAGEVTPMYQISFTCKRCDTPSSHKMSHQAYHGGTVLVQCPGCKNRHLIADHLKIFSDEPVTIEDIMAKNGEKVTIKQREFRFNQDGGDLEWVKE; from the coding sequence ATGATTCGGAACGTTGCGCGAATGACTTTTTCCCGTGGATTTGGCCGCGGAATCCCCCGATGGGGCTTTGCTTCCGGCCCGGTGGCCCCCGTGACAGCCCAGATCCAGCCCATGGCCGCCCGATTTCCTTTTTCCACCGCTTCTACCGTCTTCCACCAGCACGGCGACGGATGCGGATGCCCGTCACACAAGGTGCCCACGGTCAACGAGACCGGAGCCAAGGACGCCCaggacgccaaggacgcGGAGCCCGCCGGCGAGGTGACGCCCATGTACCAGATTTCGTTCACGTGTAAGCGATGCGACACCCCCTCGAGCCACAAAATGTCGCACCAGGCGTACCACGGCGGTACGGTCCTGGTCCAGTGTCCCGGATGCAAAAACCGGCACCTGATTGCGGACCATCTGAAGATATTTTCCGACGAGCCCGTCACCATTGAGGATATCATGGCCAAGAATGGCGAGAAGGTGACCATCAAGCAGCGCGAATTCCGCTTCAACCAGGACGGAGGGGATTTGGAGTGGGTCAAGGAGTGA